Proteins encoded together in one Miscanthus floridulus cultivar M001 chromosome 16, ASM1932011v1, whole genome shotgun sequence window:
- the LOC136510544 gene encoding RING-H2 finger protein ATL63-like, whose protein sequence is MSLARYDANVLLAAVTALSAAVAFVAALHLYARCLLQRRVALAEGQGSPHVVVLQRQRPPDGYVVEVVEGAGVGGQQAAGLDAKALCALPVFTWESSEQGKEAAELHGQQCAVCLGEMEDGELGRLLPACHHVFHVECIDTWLGVSSTCPVCRMAAAVAAGVDHGGEVEPIAIECWPVRLAEIGLAEIGLKKTS, encoded by the coding sequence ATGTCGCTGGCTCGTTACGACGCCAATGTCCTGCTGGCCGCGGTGACCGCGCTCTCGGCGGCGGTCGCCTTCGTCGCGGCGCTCCACCTCTACGCGCGGTGCCTCCTGCAGCGGCGCGTCGCCCTCGCAGAAGGGCAAGGCAGCCCCCACGTGGTCGTGCTGCAGCGGCAGCGCCCGCCGGACGGCTACGTGGTCGAGGTCGTCGAAGGCGCCGGCGTGGGCGGCCAGCAGGCCGCCGGGCTGGACGCCAAGGCGCTGTGCGCGCTGCCGGTGTTCACGTGGGAGTCGTCCGAGCAGGGGAAGGAGGCCGCCGAGCTGCACGGGCAGCAGTGCGCGGTGTGCCTCGGGGAGATGGAGGACGGCGAGCTGGGCAGGCTGCTCCCGGCATGCCACCACGTGTTCCACGTCGAGTGCATCGACACGTGGCTCGGGGTGAGCTCGACCTGCCCGGTGTGCCGGATGGCGGCTGCGGTGGCCGCCGGCGTGGACCACGGCGGCGAGGTAGAGCCCATAGCTATTGAGTGCTGGCCCGTTCGGTTGGCTGAAATTGGCTTGGCTGAAATTGGcttaaaaaaaacaagctaa